AATGGCTCAATAGGATCAGGCTTAATAAAACTGCTATTTATTACATTTAAACTGTCACCACGCTTGCCATCTAATCCAATAGCATCTGAAACCAGGGCTTTTAATTGATCTATTTCTTTGGAAGTTAAGGGTTTTTTCTCAAGTTTTTTGGTTTTAGGATTCATTATCGCCCGATTATCAACCAAAACAGCCACAGAAAGTCGCTTAATGGTACCTGGCTGATTTTTTGTATGACTGACAGTTTTATCCAATTCGAAATTTTTAGTACTTTGTGTGCGGACGTCCTGAGCCTCACTTTGATCTGCTGTAGTTTGTGGTGGTGTATTCTGTTCGCCTTTGGGTGCTATATTTTTCTCTCCAAGACTAGGATTGGGTTGAGGTGTATTAGTTAAAGTACCCGGAACTCCACTTGCATTATTACTTGCATTGCGCTTTTCTTCCATCATTTGCTCACTACGCAAAGAAGGCAATTCAGGATTAAACATTTCCTGAGTCTGTTCATAACTTGTAAAATCAATATCAGCCGAGACTTTTGCTCTTACTCGACCATAGCCTATCATAGGAGTTAATATATCTTGAATTTTCTGAGCATACTGATGCTCCAGAGTTTGACGATAGTCAAGAAACCGTTCGGTATCTGAAAATAAAGTTTGTCCGCCACCTTCATTCAATAATTGACCATCCTGATCTACCACAGTGACTCGGCTTGCACTTAAATTCGGGATACTGGATGCAACTAAATTGATAATAGCCGCAATGGTATGTTTTTTAAGCTCCACACCTGAGTAAACATCAATAAACACCGATGCGCTGGGTTCATGAGCATCTCTGACAAAGGCCGACTCCCTGGGAATTGCCAGATGAACTCTGGCTGATTTGATATCATTAAATTTGCTAATTGTGCGAACCAACTCGGACTCCAATGCTTGTTTGTAACGAGCATTTTCCATAAACTGGCTGGTATTAAAAGTCCCTCCTCCGCCAAAAACCTCTTCATTTCCATTCGATTCACGAGGCAAACCTGCAGCAGCTAATTTAAGCCGAGCACTTTGCAAACTATCTGCAGGAACCATTAACATGCCATTATTTTTGTCAATCCTGAAATCAATACCACTGCGCTCAAGAACAGTGACTACATCCGATGAATCACGTGCATTCATTTGACTGTATAAGGGAATATAGCTTGGATCACGAGACCATAATACCACTGCCAAACCAATGGCTATACTAGCGGCCAATCCAAATAATAAGCCAATTTGGCGAGGTATCGATAAGCTTGCAAATTTTGCTGCTGCTGTTGAAGCATTATCAGCCAATGCCATCGTAAACTCCTGTAATATTTATCCTGTGCTTAATAGAATCTATATTATAAAAATAGATTAATTCATGAAACTGAAAATTAAACTATAATGGGAGATTCATAATATCCTGATATGCTTGCACCACCTTATTCCTTACTCTTAACGTAGCTTCAAATCCCAAATTGGATTTTTGACCGGCTATCATCACCTCACCCAAGCTTATGCCAGGATCACCCATTTCAAAACGAGTTTTCAATGAATCTGAGGTTTGAGTCAGGTCATTTACCTGGTTCAATGCTTGTTGGAAAACCAGACTGAATGGTGCCTGATTTGATCCAGCTTCAACCTTGGAGCCTTCTGCCTGAGCAGCCATAGTACGCATCTGATTAATTAAATTAACCGTATTAATCTCGCCCATTTCCTTATTCCTCTCGTTTCCATATTAAATTAACTGAGCATCAATCTGGTTGCTATGAATCATTGTTCTTAAACATGAATTAAATAATTAAATCACGGAAACAACAACTAATATACTGATTCTTAATAATTTTTATTAGGACCTTCTTGTAAAATTTATCTTTGTACCATACGTACCGCAACGTGATCGCGACATCCTGAATCTCGCTCCAAACAATAAGCAGTGTTCACGGAGAAAGTAAAATACTAACAATCTTAAAAAAAGCTAAATATCTACACGAGTAATCGAGCAGATTTATCATCAAATAGAGTTCTACACAACATACCCTTCTTCACGCATTTTAGCCAGCTTATAACGTAAAGTTCGTTCACTAACACCCAATAAAGCAGCAACCTGTTGTCTATTTCCCTCATGCTCTAGCAGCGTTTTCTCTATCAATTCAAATTCATGAATTTGTAAATTTTTGCTGTTAGCCGCAGCAGTTGTTTCAGGAGTCATGGTTGAGGTTAATGACAACTGCAAATGTTCTGCCTCAATAATTCCCTGACTTTGCAAAACTAACGCCCTTTGAACCACATTATCGAGTTCACGTGCATTACCCGGCCATGGATACGCCAACATTAATTTTTGTGCAGTAGAACTAATTACTGGCACCACAGGTTGTTTATGGTGACAATGCTTACGAATCAAATAATTGGCCAAAGGGATGATGTCATTTTTTCTTTCTCGCAAAGGATGCCATTGTAAGGGGAAAATATTCAATCTATAGAACAAATCCTCTCTAAAACGACCCGCCTGAACTTCATCCTTTAGCTGCCTGTTTGTTGTCGCAAGGATACGAACATCCAAACTAATCACTTTATTAGCTCCAATACGCTCCACTTCTTTTTCCTGCAGAACTCGCAGCAACTTGGCTTGCAGACTTAAAGTCATCTCACTTACTTCATCTAAGAGTAATGTTCCACCCTGAGCTTGTTCAAACTTACCTGCTGTTGATTTATAGGCGCCCGTAAACGACCCTTTTTCATAACCAAACAAAGTAGCTTCCAGCATTTGTTCTGGAATAGCAGCACAATTAATCGCGACAAATGGTTGTTTTTTTCGTGGTGAATGATCATGAATGAAATGAGCCAACACTTCTTTACCTGTTCCACTTTCACCACTAATCATGACACCCACATCAGATTGCGCCACCTTCAGCGCCATAGTTAATAAGGCCTGACTTTTAGGATCTTGAGCGATCGGGTCTCCACTCTCATCATCTAATTCAATTTTGATGTATTGATTGACTTTTTCAGTTAAAATTTGTGCACTGAACGGTTTTTGTAAATAATCGACAGCTCCATGACGTATGGCCACAACAGCATCTTCGACTGAACCAAAGGCAGTCATTAAAATAACGGGCAAACCAGGTCGTTTTTTTTGAATTTCATTTAATAACTGGTTTCCATCTAACTGATCCATTCGAATGTCTGTTAATACTACAGCCGGATTATGTATATCCAGAAGAACCAAGGCTTCCTTACCATCTTTAGCGGTAATGTATGTATGGCCAGCAATAGTCATCGTTTCAGCCAGCGCTTCTCTCAATACTGGATCATCTTCAACAATTAAAACATGGCTCATAGAAAATCCCTTATTTTATATTATCGTTTGCGTTTATTCTCGCCAGGTAAATAAATATTTACCTGAGTCCCGACTCCCTCAGTAGATTCCATGTGTACCCTTCCTCCGTGGGCTTTGACCACAGCAAAAACTACCGCCAAACCTAAACCGGTTCCCTGAGCTTTAGTTGTATAAAATGGTGAAAATGCTTGCGCTTTTACATCCTCTGGCATACCTTTACCATTATCCTCTACTAATATTTGTATACCTGAATCATCTATAGATGCAAGTGTTAAATATATTTCTGTTGCTTCAGACTGTAATGCATTGATCACTAGATTTAAAACAGCTCCTATTAATGACTCACCGTGTATCGATGCCTCGCGGGTTTTCAGCAGATTATTCAACTTGAATAAGGCGGAATAAGATTCTGCATAGGGTTGAGCTCGTTGTATCAATTGAGAGCACCAATATTCAATATTGATAAATTTAGGTTCTATTGAAGTCCCTCTTGCAAATAATAATAGATCCTGAATTTGTTGTTCAATACTGGCATGACATTCTTGCAACCTGTGAATCCAATTCTCAATCCGAATGTCTAGGTTAGGAAGATTATTCAAATGTTCTGTATACAAAATAGCA
The sequence above is drawn from the Legionella antarctica genome and encodes:
- the fliF gene encoding flagellar basal-body MS-ring/collar protein FliF, yielding MALADNASTAAAKFASLSIPRQIGLLFGLAASIAIGLAVVLWSRDPSYIPLYSQMNARDSSDVVTVLERSGIDFRIDKNNGMLMVPADSLQSARLKLAAAGLPRESNGNEEVFGGGGTFNTSQFMENARYKQALESELVRTISKFNDIKSARVHLAIPRESAFVRDAHEPSASVFIDVYSGVELKKHTIAAIINLVASSIPNLSASRVTVVDQDGQLLNEGGGQTLFSDTERFLDYRQTLEHQYAQKIQDILTPMIGYGRVRAKVSADIDFTSYEQTQEMFNPELPSLRSEQMMEEKRNASNNASGVPGTLTNTPQPNPSLGEKNIAPKGEQNTPPQTTADQSEAQDVRTQSTKNFELDKTVSHTKNQPGTIKRLSVAVLVDNRAIMNPKTKKLEKKPLTSKEIDQLKALVSDAIGLDGKRGDSLNVINSSFIKPDPIEPLPAERFWQKDSFWSIVKQTGGALFILALIFGVLRPMLKTLASNKKEDSNDAERSPNELSFDGKLSLKDVHDYESQLTLLRQVVDKEPKRVAQVVKTWVDRG
- a CDS encoding sensor histidine kinase encodes the protein MHYSTYLTCAVKPQIELSEWDILSSLPNALVILNARGRIVWLNPSAEAMLGYGLIDVLWLDVIQSAFVPRDDDGHEVSLADGRRVHVAISSLDSLPGILITLSDITATRDYEKAKENEKRLVSIGTMTAQLAHQIRTPLSSAILYTEHLNNLPNLDIRIENWIHRLQECHASIEQQIQDLLLFARGTSIEPKFINIEYWCSQLIQRAQPYAESYSALFKLNNLLKTREASIHGESLIGAVLNLVINALQSEATEIYLTLASIDDSGIQILVEDNGKGMPEDVKAQAFSPFYTTKAQGTGLGLAVVFAVVKAHGGRVHMESTEGVGTQVNIYLPGENKRKR
- a CDS encoding sigma-54-dependent transcriptional regulator, producing MSHVLIVEDDPVLREALAETMTIAGHTYITAKDGKEALVLLDIHNPAVVLTDIRMDQLDGNQLLNEIQKKRPGLPVILMTAFGSVEDAVVAIRHGAVDYLQKPFSAQILTEKVNQYIKIELDDESGDPIAQDPKSQALLTMALKVAQSDVGVMISGESGTGKEVLAHFIHDHSPRKKQPFVAINCAAIPEQMLEATLFGYEKGSFTGAYKSTAGKFEQAQGGTLLLDEVSEMTLSLQAKLLRVLQEKEVERIGANKVISLDVRILATTNRQLKDEVQAGRFREDLFYRLNIFPLQWHPLRERKNDIIPLANYLIRKHCHHKQPVVPVISSTAQKLMLAYPWPGNARELDNVVQRALVLQSQGIIEAEHLQLSLTSTMTPETTAAANSKNLQIHEFELIEKTLLEHEGNRQQVAALLGVSERTLRYKLAKMREEGYVV
- the fliE gene encoding flagellar hook-basal body complex protein FliE, which translates into the protein MGEINTVNLINQMRTMAAQAEGSKVEAGSNQAPFSLVFQQALNQVNDLTQTSDSLKTRFEMGDPGISLGEVMIAGQKSNLGFEATLRVRNKVVQAYQDIMNLPL